The Catenuloplanes niger genome includes a window with the following:
- a CDS encoding M48 metallopeptidase family protein produces MAATRKPVVEVRRSQRRRRTVSAYRDGERVVVLIPDQFSRAEETEWVDRMLARLAAREERLLRTDAELLARARRLIARYLDDHRDHVLPDSVRWVTNQNGRWGSCTPADRTIRISHRIQEMPEWVIDYVLLHELVHLVVPSHNARFWDLVGRYPRTERARGYLEGISAATGMVMDD; encoded by the coding sequence ATGGCTGCTACGCGGAAGCCGGTCGTCGAGGTGCGGCGCAGTCAGCGTCGGCGCCGGACGGTGTCCGCGTACCGGGACGGCGAGCGCGTGGTCGTGCTCATCCCCGACCAGTTCTCCCGCGCCGAGGAGACCGAGTGGGTCGACCGGATGCTCGCCCGCCTCGCCGCCCGTGAGGAACGCCTCCTCCGCACCGACGCCGAGCTGCTGGCCCGCGCCCGCCGCCTGATCGCGCGATACCTCGACGACCATCGCGACCACGTCCTGCCGGACAGCGTCCGCTGGGTCACCAACCAGAACGGGCGCTGGGGCTCCTGCACCCCCGCCGACCGCACCATCCGCATCTCCCACCGCATCCAGGAGATGCCCGAGTGGGTGATCGACTACGTCCTGCTCCACGAACTCGTCCACCTCGTCGTGCCGAGCCACAACGCCCGCTTCTGGGACCTGGTCGGGCGCTATCCGCGCACCGAGCGGGCGCGGGGATACCTCGAGGGCATCTCCGCCGCGACCGGCATGGTCATGGACGACTAG
- a CDS encoding UPF0182 family membrane protein, with protein MVVRNSPLPRMSRRGRATIGVLIGVFVLFTLLGWGVDAWTDWLWFDEVAFTQVFTGKLITQLLLFLTVGAAMAVIVGGNLYLAFRLRPMLRPPSAEQATLERYRMVLTPRVGTWIAVLSVIVGLFAGLSAQSRWQDWLLFRNKQPFGVADPEFGVDIGFYVFEFPFWRYLLGVGFTAVVLSVIGALAVHYIFGGVRLQGIGDRMTTAARAHLTTLVAMFVLLKAVAYVLDRRALLLNYNNGTDLYGAGYADINALLPAKEILAYISIVVAIAIIVFSNAVMRNLTWPGVSLALLGISAVAIGGIYPWAVQTFEVNPSIRDKEAEYIQRSISATRDAFGVAASEVQAFGASNLTPPPELTSDSSVVPNIRLLDPQLVSETYTQLQQVRGFYDFGAKLDIDRYEVDGKSQDYVVGVREINYSELTDQQNNWINRHTVYTHGYGLVAAPANRVVCNGQPYFVSGFLNEAVEDPQQAEQLQECSSNEELIKVDQPRVYYGEQTREEANDYAIVGAAAEGANAAEFDRPGAGNTNTYYTYTGSGGIPIGSLTRRLLYAVKNAETNFLLSDAVNDNSRLMYVRDPRSRVEKVAPFLTIDGDPYPSVVDGKIVWILDGYTTSATYPYSQRINLQTETEDATTGVGAFALAGQDVNYIRNSVKATVDAYDGTVTLYEFDTQDPVLKAWNKAFGGDLVKPKSEIPAALAEHLRYPVDLFKVQRNLLSKFHVTDPGGYFTGDDFWTVPNTPGQSDSQTRQPPYYLNTQLGTQTETTFQLTAALSPAKRQNLASIMSGWYDEAGNPKLQVLELPDSTPVLGPEQVFQRMTTEGDARTAISQLTADGAARIDYGNLLSLPFGNGILYVEPIYVQSNDESAYPLLQRVLLSYGDGKYVVLANSITEGINTLVDRARRGQTSPPSTPPDQSGGTPATPAPSGSASPAAPATPTPNTPPSAPAGNVSLDQAADRVQAAITEVREAQRSGDFERYGRALTALDAAMRDWDAAQRAVTSPSPQG; from the coding sequence GTGGTAGTGCGTAACAGTCCCCTACCGAGGATGAGCCGGCGTGGCCGTGCGACCATCGGCGTCCTGATCGGGGTGTTCGTTCTGTTCACCCTGCTCGGCTGGGGCGTCGATGCCTGGACCGACTGGTTGTGGTTCGACGAGGTCGCGTTCACGCAGGTCTTCACCGGCAAGCTGATCACCCAGTTGCTGCTCTTCCTGACGGTCGGTGCGGCGATGGCCGTGATCGTCGGCGGCAACCTCTACCTGGCGTTCCGGCTGCGCCCGATGCTGCGGCCACCGTCGGCCGAACAGGCCACGCTGGAGCGGTACCGGATGGTGCTGACGCCGCGCGTCGGCACCTGGATCGCGGTGCTGTCCGTCATCGTCGGCCTGTTCGCCGGCCTCTCCGCGCAGAGCCGCTGGCAGGACTGGCTGCTGTTCCGCAACAAGCAGCCGTTCGGTGTCGCCGACCCCGAGTTCGGTGTGGACATCGGCTTCTACGTCTTCGAGTTCCCGTTCTGGCGCTATCTGCTCGGCGTCGGCTTCACCGCCGTGGTGCTGTCCGTGATCGGCGCGCTCGCCGTGCACTACATCTTCGGCGGCGTCCGGCTGCAGGGCATCGGCGACCGGATGACCACCGCGGCCCGCGCCCACCTGACCACGCTCGTCGCGATGTTCGTGCTGCTCAAGGCGGTCGCCTACGTGCTCGACCGGCGGGCGCTGCTGCTCAACTACAACAACGGCACCGACCTGTACGGCGCGGGCTACGCGGACATCAACGCGCTGCTGCCGGCCAAGGAGATCCTGGCGTACATCTCGATCGTGGTGGCCATCGCAATCATCGTGTTCTCCAACGCGGTCATGCGGAACCTCACCTGGCCCGGCGTCTCGCTGGCACTGCTCGGCATCTCCGCGGTCGCGATCGGCGGCATCTACCCGTGGGCGGTGCAGACCTTCGAGGTCAACCCGAGCATCCGGGACAAGGAAGCGGAGTACATCCAGCGCAGCATCAGCGCCACCCGGGACGCGTTCGGCGTCGCGGCCAGCGAGGTCCAGGCGTTCGGGGCGAGCAACCTGACCCCGCCGCCGGAGCTGACCAGCGACTCGTCCGTCGTGCCGAACATCCGGCTGCTCGACCCGCAGCTGGTCTCCGAGACGTACACGCAGCTCCAGCAGGTCCGCGGCTTCTACGACTTCGGCGCGAAGCTCGACATCGACCGCTACGAGGTGGACGGCAAGAGCCAGGACTACGTGGTCGGCGTCCGGGAGATCAACTACAGCGAGCTGACCGACCAGCAGAACAACTGGATCAACCGCCACACCGTCTACACCCACGGGTACGGGCTGGTGGCCGCGCCGGCGAACCGCGTGGTCTGCAACGGCCAGCCGTACTTCGTCTCCGGCTTCCTCAACGAGGCCGTGGAGGACCCGCAGCAGGCCGAGCAGCTGCAGGAGTGCAGCTCCAACGAAGAGCTGATCAAGGTCGACCAGCCGCGCGTCTACTACGGCGAGCAGACCCGCGAGGAGGCCAACGACTACGCGATCGTCGGTGCGGCCGCGGAGGGCGCGAACGCGGCGGAGTTCGACCGGCCGGGCGCCGGCAACACGAACACGTACTACACGTACACCGGCTCCGGCGGCATCCCGATCGGCTCGCTGACCCGGCGCCTGCTCTACGCGGTGAAGAACGCGGAGACGAACTTCCTGCTCTCCGACGCGGTCAACGACAACTCGCGGCTGATGTACGTGCGTGACCCGCGCTCCCGGGTGGAGAAGGTCGCGCCGTTCCTCACCATCGACGGCGACCCGTACCCGTCCGTCGTGGACGGCAAGATCGTCTGGATTCTGGACGGCTACACGACGTCCGCGACGTACCCGTACTCGCAGCGGATCAACCTGCAGACCGAGACCGAGGACGCCACCACCGGCGTCGGCGCGTTCGCGCTGGCCGGACAGGACGTCAACTACATCCGCAACTCGGTCAAGGCGACCGTCGACGCGTACGACGGCACCGTCACGCTCTACGAGTTCGACACGCAGGACCCGGTGCTCAAGGCGTGGAACAAGGCGTTCGGCGGCGACCTGGTCAAGCCGAAGTCGGAGATCCCGGCCGCGCTCGCCGAGCACCTGCGCTACCCGGTCGACCTGTTCAAGGTGCAGCGGAACCTGCTGTCCAAGTTCCACGTGACCGACCCGGGCGGCTACTTCACCGGTGACGACTTCTGGACCGTACCGAACACGCCCGGCCAGTCCGACTCGCAGACCAGGCAGCCGCCGTACTACCTGAACACCCAGCTCGGCACGCAGACCGAGACGACGTTCCAGCTCACCGCCGCGCTCAGCCCGGCGAAACGGCAGAACCTCGCCTCGATCATGTCCGGCTGGTACGACGAGGCCGGCAACCCGAAGCTGCAGGTCCTGGAACTACCCGACTCCACCCCGGTGCTCGGCCCGGAACAGGTCTTCCAACGGATGACCACGGAAGGCGACGCGCGAACCGCGATCAGCCAGCTCACCGCGGACGGAGCGGCCCGGATCGACTACGGCAACCTGCTCTCGCTCCCGTTCGGCAACGGCATACTCTACGTCGAGCCGATCTACGTGCAGAGCAACGACGAGAGCGCGTACCCGCTGCTGCAGAGGGTGCTGCTCTCCTACGGCGACGGCAAGTACGTGGTGCTCGCCAACAGCATCACCGAGGGCATCAACACGCTGGTCGACCGGGCCCGGCGCGGACAGACCTCGCCGCCGTCCACACCGCCGGACCAGAGCGGCGGCACACCGGCGACACCGGCACCGAGCGGCTCCGCGTCGCCCGCGGCACCGGCCACGCCCACGCCGAACACGCCACCGTCCGCACCGGCCGGCAACGTCAGCCTCGACCAGGCCGCGGACCGGGTCCAGGCCGCGATCACCGAGGTCCGGGAGGCACAGCGGTCCGGTGACTTCGAGCGGTACGGCAGGGCGCTGACCGCGCTCGACGCCGCGATGAGGGACTGGGACGCGGCACAGCGAGCCGTCACCTCACCCAGCCCACAGGGCTGA
- a CDS encoding ABC1 kinase family protein — MTDIPRRAAARTAKLASLPLGFAGRTVLGLGKRVTGMASDVISAEIQQRTAEQLFSVLGQLKGGAMKFGQALSVFEAALPDELAGPYRQALTKLQEAAPPLPVASVHKVLAAELGEDWRANFAEFDDVPAAAASIGQVHRAVWRSPPPGRGRKRVPDRTVAVKIQYPGAGDALLSDLKQLSRLAGMFRAIQPGMDVKPLITELRERITEELDYELEAETQRAFHAGYAGDPDIYVPEVVRATPRLLVTEWIDGTPLAAVIADGTQEERDEAGRLMAVLHFSAPRRCGLLHADPHPGNFRILPDGRLGVIDFGAVARLPDGLPEPVGRLLALALAGDADAVLAGLVEEGFVKPDDDHLDAPGLLEFLLPMLAPVVEEEFRFTRAWLRGEAVRLGSPKSPAYQLSRHLNLPPSYLLLHRVTMGSIGVLSQLEARARYRGIVEEWLPGFSA; from the coding sequence GTGACCGATATCCCCCGACGGGCGGCCGCTCGCACTGCCAAGCTCGCCAGCCTTCCGCTCGGCTTCGCCGGCCGGACGGTGCTGGGGCTGGGGAAGCGCGTCACCGGCATGGCCTCCGACGTCATCTCCGCCGAGATCCAGCAGCGCACGGCCGAGCAGCTGTTCAGCGTGCTCGGGCAGCTCAAGGGCGGTGCGATGAAGTTCGGGCAGGCGCTGTCGGTGTTCGAGGCGGCGCTGCCGGACGAGCTCGCCGGACCGTACCGGCAGGCGCTGACCAAGCTGCAGGAGGCCGCTCCCCCGCTGCCCGTCGCCAGCGTGCACAAGGTGCTCGCGGCCGAGCTGGGCGAGGACTGGCGGGCCAACTTCGCCGAGTTCGACGACGTCCCGGCCGCCGCGGCCAGCATCGGGCAGGTGCATCGCGCCGTGTGGCGCTCGCCACCCCCGGGCCGGGGCCGCAAGCGGGTGCCGGACCGCACGGTGGCCGTGAAGATCCAATATCCGGGTGCCGGCGACGCGCTGCTCTCCGACCTGAAGCAGCTGTCCCGGCTGGCCGGCATGTTCCGCGCGATCCAGCCCGGCATGGACGTGAAACCGCTGATCACGGAGCTGCGTGAGCGGATCACCGAGGAGCTCGACTACGAGCTGGAGGCGGAGACCCAGCGGGCCTTCCACGCGGGGTACGCGGGGGATCCCGACATCTACGTCCCCGAGGTGGTCCGGGCCACGCCGCGCCTGCTGGTCACCGAGTGGATCGACGGCACCCCGCTCGCCGCGGTGATCGCCGACGGCACCCAGGAGGAGCGCGACGAGGCCGGCCGCCTGATGGCCGTGCTGCACTTCTCCGCACCACGGCGCTGCGGCCTGCTGCACGCCGACCCGCACCCGGGCAACTTCCGGATCCTGCCGGACGGCCGCCTCGGCGTGATCGACTTCGGCGCGGTGGCCCGGCTGCCGGACGGCCTGCCCGAGCCGGTCGGCCGGCTGCTGGCGCTGGCGCTGGCCGGCGACGCGGACGCCGTGCTGGCCGGGCTGGTCGAGGAGGGTTTCGTCAAGCCGGACGACGACCACCTGGACGCGCCCGGGCTGCTCGAGTTCCTGCTGCCCATGCTGGCGCCGGTGGTCGAGGAGGAGTTCCGGTTCACCCGCGCCTGGCTGCGTGGGGAGGCGGTCCGGCTGGGCAGTCCGAAGAGCCCGGCCTACCAGCTCAGCCGGCATCTCAACCTGCCGCCGTCGTACCTGCTGCTGCACCGGGTGACGATGGGTTCGATCGGCGTGCTCTCCCAGCTGGAGGCGCGGGCCCGCTACCGCGGCATCGTCGAGGAGTGGCTGCCCGGTTTCTCCGCCTGA
- a CDS encoding DUF5679 domain-containing protein: protein MATKTQSYNGYCVKCKEKRDFEGSVEVSKTGMNMAKGKCPVCGTTMNRILGKANKA, encoded by the coding sequence GTGGCCACCAAGACCCAGTCGTACAACGGGTACTGCGTGAAGTGCAAGGAGAAGCGCGACTTCGAGGGCTCCGTGGAGGTGTCCAAGACGGGGATGAACATGGCCAAGGGCAAGTGCCCGGTCTGCGGTACGACGATGAACCGCATCCTCGGCAAGGCCAACAAGGCCTGA
- a CDS encoding YlbL family protein, protein MKRRGFTVLAGALITFVLTMAAVYAPIPYVILKPGPTVDTLGKDKDAEIIQISGTETSTSTGQLRLTTVGVQPEPNLVSAILGWFDGTEAVVPRELIYPPDETEEQVDQRNAEEFQASQTTAETAALRELGLPILVTVAKVAADGPSAGKLQDGDVITAVDGTAVESAPGLTELVRAKPAGTARTLDVTRAGQKTTVQITTQEMDGQPRIGVEIQEKPPFTLEIKLDEIGGPSAGLMFTLGIIDKLTPEDLTGGKVVAGTGTIDGDGNVGEIGGIPQKLVGAKRAGAQVFLVPEGNCEEAKQNAVDGLPMYRVATLDDALSALEAMRAGRTPELC, encoded by the coding sequence ATGAAACGTCGCGGCTTCACGGTCCTTGCCGGTGCGCTCATCACCTTCGTGCTGACCATGGCAGCCGTGTACGCCCCGATTCCCTACGTGATCCTCAAGCCGGGCCCGACCGTCGACACGCTCGGCAAGGACAAGGACGCCGAGATCATCCAGATCTCCGGCACCGAGACGTCCACCTCGACCGGCCAGCTCCGCCTGACCACGGTCGGCGTGCAGCCCGAGCCGAACCTGGTGAGTGCGATCCTGGGCTGGTTCGACGGCACCGAGGCGGTCGTGCCGCGCGAGCTGATCTACCCGCCGGACGAGACCGAGGAGCAGGTCGACCAGCGCAACGCGGAGGAGTTCCAGGCCTCGCAGACCACGGCGGAGACGGCCGCGCTGCGCGAGCTCGGGCTGCCGATCCTGGTCACCGTGGCGAAGGTCGCCGCGGACGGCCCGTCGGCCGGCAAGCTGCAGGACGGCGACGTGATCACCGCGGTGGACGGCACCGCGGTCGAGTCCGCGCCGGGGCTGACCGAGCTGGTCCGGGCGAAGCCGGCCGGCACCGCGCGCACGCTGGACGTGACCCGGGCCGGGCAGAAGACCACCGTGCAGATCACCACGCAGGAGATGGACGGTCAGCCGCGGATCGGCGTGGAGATCCAGGAGAAGCCGCCGTTCACGCTGGAGATCAAGCTGGACGAGATCGGCGGGCCGAGCGCCGGCCTGATGTTCACGCTCGGCATCATCGACAAGCTCACGCCGGAGGATCTGACCGGCGGGAAGGTCGTCGCCGGCACCGGCACCATCGACGGCGACGGCAACGTCGGCGAGATCGGCGGCATCCCGCAGAAGCTGGTCGGCGCGAAGCGGGCCGGCGCGCAGGTGTTCCTCGTTCCCGAGGGCAACTGCGAGGAGGCGAAGCAGAACGCGGTGGACGGCCTGCCGATGTACCGAGTGGCCACGCTCGATGACGCGCTGTCCGCCCTGGAGGCGATGCGTGCCGGCCGTACCCCCGAGCTTTGCTGA
- a CDS encoding zinc-dependent metalloprotease — MPDIPFGFALPGAQPPDPNDPQQMQQFMAQLQQLLASPGNGPVNWDLAKQVALSQLTASGDSSLTPFERNSVTEALQLADLWLNPASALPSGIRTSVAWNRTEWVNRTLDVWKKLCDPVAGRMVSAMGDLVPEEARAQLGPMQSMVATLGGALFGGQLGQALGSLAGEVLSAGDIGLPLGPAGMAALVPANITAYGKGLELPEDEVRLYVALREAAHQRLFEHVPWLRAHVLGAVESYAAGITVNREAIEEAMGRIDPANPESMQAMALEGIFSPEDTPQQKATLNRLETALALVEGWVCHVVDSAVADRLPNVVRLGEAFRRRRAAGGPAEQTFAALVGLELRPRRLREASTLWAALTEHRGVAGRDAVWSHPDLLPTDDDFAHPEVFARSQLDFDIAELDDLPSVDEPPADPDPGPGTEKS; from the coding sequence GTGCCTGACATCCCGTTCGGTTTCGCCCTGCCGGGCGCACAGCCGCCCGACCCCAACGACCCGCAGCAGATGCAGCAGTTCATGGCTCAGCTGCAACAGCTCCTCGCGTCGCCCGGCAACGGCCCGGTGAACTGGGATCTGGCCAAGCAGGTCGCGCTGAGCCAGCTCACCGCCAGCGGGGACTCGTCGCTCACACCGTTCGAGCGAAACTCGGTCACCGAGGCGCTGCAACTCGCCGACCTGTGGCTCAATCCGGCCTCCGCGCTGCCCTCCGGCATCCGCACCTCCGTCGCCTGGAACCGGACGGAGTGGGTCAACCGGACGCTCGACGTCTGGAAGAAGCTCTGCGACCCGGTTGCCGGCCGGATGGTCTCGGCCATGGGCGACCTGGTGCCGGAGGAGGCCCGCGCCCAGCTCGGCCCGATGCAGTCGATGGTCGCCACGCTCGGCGGCGCGCTCTTCGGCGGCCAGCTCGGCCAGGCGCTCGGCTCGCTCGCGGGCGAGGTGCTCTCCGCCGGCGACATCGGCCTCCCGCTCGGCCCGGCCGGCATGGCCGCGCTGGTCCCGGCCAACATCACCGCCTACGGCAAGGGCCTCGAGCTCCCCGAGGACGAGGTCCGGCTGTACGTGGCGCTGCGCGAGGCCGCGCACCAGCGTCTCTTCGAGCACGTCCCGTGGCTGCGCGCGCACGTGCTCGGCGCCGTCGAGTCGTACGCGGCGGGCATCACCGTCAACCGCGAGGCGATCGAGGAGGCGATGGGCCGCATCGACCCGGCGAACCCGGAGTCGATGCAGGCGATGGCGCTGGAGGGCATCTTCAGCCCGGAGGACACGCCGCAGCAGAAGGCCACGCTGAACCGGCTGGAGACCGCGCTCGCGCTGGTCGAGGGCTGGGTCTGCCACGTGGTCGACTCGGCCGTCGCCGACCGCCTGCCCAACGTGGTCCGGCTCGGCGAGGCGTTCCGCCGCCGGCGCGCCGCCGGTGGCCCCGCGGAGCAGACGTTCGCCGCGCTGGTCGGTCTGGAGCTGCGCCCGCGCCGGCTGCGCGAGGCCAGCACGCTCTGGGCCGCGCTCACCGAGCACCGCGGCGTCGCCGGCCGGGACGCCGTCTGGAGCCACCCCGACCTGCTCCCCACGGACGACGACTTCGCCCACCCGGAGGTCTTCGCCCGGTCCCAGCTCGACTTCGACATCGCCGAGCTGGACGATCTGCCGAGCGTCGACGAGCCGCCGGCAGATCCGGATCCGGGTCCCGGTACCGAGAAGTCCTGA
- a CDS encoding WhiB family transcriptional regulator, with protein MSLALAVLDTNVELEANLPCRKFDPDLWFSDVPAELELAKSLCGDCPLRTACLSGAVDRAEPWGVWGGEIFERGAVVPRKRPRGRPRKEDAARDAELRTEVEARMAANELAETRSNVRLAA; from the coding sequence ATGAGTCTGGCCCTTGCCGTGCTCGACACGAACGTCGAGCTGGAGGCAAACCTGCCCTGCCGGAAGTTCGACCCCGACCTGTGGTTCTCGGACGTCCCGGCCGAACTCGAGCTGGCGAAGTCGCTGTGCGGGGACTGCCCGCTGCGCACCGCCTGCCTGAGCGGCGCCGTGGACCGTGCCGAGCCGTGGGGCGTCTGGGGCGGCGAGATCTTCGAGCGTGGCGCGGTCGTCCCGCGCAAGCGGCCCCGTGGCCGTCCGCGCAAGGAGGACGCCGCGCGCGACGCCGAGCTGCGCACCGAGGTCGAGGCGCGGATGGCGGCCAACGAGCTGGCCGAGACCCGCAGCAACGTCCGTCTGGCGGCCTGA
- a CDS encoding STAS domain-containing protein → MVVRVVGEMDRDTAPEVEAAVDEVLGGARVESVVFDLGGVTFLDSAGIRVLLTCRELAERAGAGLVVERAHEVVRQVLTITDLMGVLRVAPAAES, encoded by the coding sequence GTGGTGGTGCGGGTGGTGGGGGAGATGGATCGGGATACGGCGCCGGAGGTGGAGGCGGCGGTCGATGAGGTGCTCGGTGGGGCGCGGGTCGAGAGTGTGGTGTTCGATCTGGGTGGGGTGACGTTTCTGGACTCGGCGGGGATTCGGGTGCTGCTCACCTGCCGGGAATTGGCCGAGCGGGCCGGTGCGGGGCTGGTGGTCGAGCGGGCGCACGAGGTGGTGCGCCAGGTGCTGACCATCACCGACCTGATGGGTGTGCTGCGGGTGGCGCCGGCCGCGGAGAGCTGA